In Silene latifolia isolate original U9 population chromosome 3, ASM4854445v1, whole genome shotgun sequence, a single window of DNA contains:
- the LOC141645839 gene encoding uncharacterized protein LOC141645839 — MSEPSVEIANAKPVPNYNFYLKMKPLRKLKLAIEHLLDPTFNHDGFGIIGVATECLVISVTSNDKNATAALFLKSPGMIEFRNNAPPPPLLSVGLWAPLDLISLSFPRNLDGDDDTVTIFHVHGTNRLCFDFGTVPSNREPPTDFLAKIVEIPNTTMFPHFTVLHETTVPAKDIREMIDCALQTRDLVKIDWKADFATFEIGSDKKWVYDYSQNAVREATGLKNEDTYEAEFNWSYTSLMKEVSFLSDKVSVHLLTVPEEHVLFKFHIGELADFKLIKKAVFEVPDMSTERDA, encoded by the exons ATGTCGGAACCTTCAGTAGAAATCGCAAATGCCAAACCTGTTCCTAATTACAACTTTTACCTTAAAATGAAACCTCTTCGCAAATTGAAGCTTGCAATTGAACATCTTCTTGATCCTACTTTCAATCATGATGGGTTCGGGATAATTGGGGTCGCTACTGAATGTCTCGTAATTTCTGTGACAAGTAACGATAAGAATGCTACTGCTGCTCTTTTTCTGAAGTCTCCTGGTATGATCGAGTTTCGGAACAACGCACCACCGCCACCATTACTAAGTGTTGGATTGTGGGCTCCTTTGGATTTAATTTCTCTGAGTTTTCCTCGTAATCTTGATGGTGACGATGATACTGTCACTATTTTTCATGTTCATGGAACTAATCGACTTTGCTTCGACTTTG GAACTGTACCGTCAAATAGGGAACCACCTACTGATTTTTTGGCTAAAATCGTCGAAATTCCTAATACTACAATGTTTCCCCATTTCACGGTCCTCCATGAAACTACTGTACCTGCTAAGGACATAAGGGAGATGATTGACTGTGCGCTGCAGACACGAGATCTTG TTAAGATTGATTGGAAGGCAGACTTTGCAACGTTTGAGATTGGAAGCGACAAAAAATGGGTGTATGACTATAGCCAGAATGCGGTTAGAGAAGCAACGGGATTGAAAAACGAGGATACCTACGAGGCAGAGTTCAATTGGAGTTATACAAGTTTGATGAAGGAGGTGTCTTTTCTAAGCGATAAAGTCAGTGTGCACTTGCTGACAGTTCCGGAGGAGCACGTCTTGTTTAAGTTCCACATCGGAGAATTAGCTGATTTCAAGTTAATTAAGAAGGCTGTTTTCGAGGTCCCTGACATGAGCACTGAAAGGGATGCATGA
- the LOC141645838 gene encoding uncharacterized protein LOC141645838 isoform X2 gives MSEPSEEIANPTPDPNNSFYLKMKPFWRFKLAIEALLDTNFSNDGFGTVRAASDSLAISVNDYDNATATLLLKSSDTIEFQNNALPPFMVELLTPLHFISRGFPRYLAGDDDTVVIYRLKGTDRLEFEFVFVDWKDGVATFQIGSGEKRAYQYSQNERTFQGWFSWNYMTYMKEASFLADKARVLFLTDPEQHVLFQFHIGESADLFLLHKARLVITDMSAEAGAPDEDVVSDSVTLDTLSNSWLN, from the exons ATGTCGGAACCTTCAGAAGAAATCGCAAACCCAACACCTGATCCTAATAACAGCTTTTACCTAAAAATGAAACCTTTTTGGAGATTCAAGCTTGCAATTGAAGCTCTTCTTGATACTAATTTCAGCAATGATGGATTCGGGACGGTTAGGGCCGCTAGTGACAGTCTCGCAATTTCGGTGAACGACTATGATAATGCTACTGCCACTCTATTGCTCAAGTCTTCTGATACGATCGAGTTTCAGAACAACGCGCTGCCGCCATTCATGGTTGAACTGTTGACTCCTTTGCATTTTATTTCTCGGGGTTTTCCTCGTTATCTCGCTGGTGATGATGATACTGTGGTTATTTATCGTCTTAAGGGAACTGATCGACTTGAGTTCGAGTTTG TTTTTGTTGATTGGAAGGACGGCGTTGCAACGTTTCAGATTGGAAGCGGTGAAAAAAGGGCGTATCAGTATAGCCAGAATGAG CGTACCTTCCAGGGGTGGTTCAGTTGGAATTATATGACGTACATGAAGGAGGCGTCTTTTCTAGCGGATAAAGCTCGTGTGCTGTTTCTGACAGATCCGGAGCAGCACGTCTTGTTTCAGTTTCACATTGGAGAATCAGCTGATTTGTTTTTACTACACAAGGCTCGTTTGGTGATCACTGACATGTCTGCAGAAGCGGGTGCACCAGATGAAGATGTCGTCAGCGACAGTGTTACCCTTGATACACTCTCTAATTCCTGGCTGAACTAA
- the LOC141645838 gene encoding uncharacterized protein LOC141645838 isoform X1 translates to MSEPSEEIANPTPDPNNSFYLKMKPFWRFKLAIEALLDTNFSNDGFGTVRAASDSLAISVNDYDNATATLLLKSSDTIEFQNNALPPFMVELLTPLHFISRGFPRYLAGDDDTVVIYRLKGTDRLEFEFGTVPPTGIWVQIVQNPGNNTMFPNLTVLSEITVPVDDISDMCDDIDILPEEHRSNDTVFVDWKDGVATFQIGSGEKRAYQYSQNERTFQGWFSWNYMTYMKEASFLADKARVLFLTDPEQHVLFQFHIGESADLFLLHKARLVITDMSAEAGAPDEDVVSDSVTLDTLSNSWLN, encoded by the exons ATGTCGGAACCTTCAGAAGAAATCGCAAACCCAACACCTGATCCTAATAACAGCTTTTACCTAAAAATGAAACCTTTTTGGAGATTCAAGCTTGCAATTGAAGCTCTTCTTGATACTAATTTCAGCAATGATGGATTCGGGACGGTTAGGGCCGCTAGTGACAGTCTCGCAATTTCGGTGAACGACTATGATAATGCTACTGCCACTCTATTGCTCAAGTCTTCTGATACGATCGAGTTTCAGAACAACGCGCTGCCGCCATTCATGGTTGAACTGTTGACTCCTTTGCATTTTATTTCTCGGGGTTTTCCTCGTTATCTCGCTGGTGATGATGATACTGTGGTTATTTATCGTCTTAAGGGAACTGATCGACTTGAGTTCGAGTTTG GAACTGTCCCCCCTACTGGTATTTGGGTTCAAATTGTCCAAAATCCTGGTAATAATACAATGTTTCCCAATCTCACGGTCTTAAGTGAAATTACTGTACCAGTTGATGACATTAGCGATATGTGTGACGATATTGATATTTTGCCGGAAGAACATCGTAGTAATGATACAG TTTTTGTTGATTGGAAGGACGGCGTTGCAACGTTTCAGATTGGAAGCGGTGAAAAAAGGGCGTATCAGTATAGCCAGAATGAG CGTACCTTCCAGGGGTGGTTCAGTTGGAATTATATGACGTACATGAAGGAGGCGTCTTTTCTAGCGGATAAAGCTCGTGTGCTGTTTCTGACAGATCCGGAGCAGCACGTCTTGTTTCAGTTTCACATTGGAGAATCAGCTGATTTGTTTTTACTACACAAGGCTCGTTTGGTGATCACTGACATGTCTGCAGAAGCGGGTGCACCAGATGAAGATGTCGTCAGCGACAGTGTTACCCTTGATACACTCTCTAATTCCTGGCTGAACTAA